A window of Paenibacillus sp. 19GGS1-52 contains these coding sequences:
- a CDS encoding phosphoglycerate kinase, whose protein sequence is MNKKSVRDVEVKGKRVFMRVDFNVPLEDGVITDDTRIRETLPTIKYLIEHGAKVILASHLGRPNGQFVDSMRLTPAAVRLSELLGQPVAKADEAIGDAVKAQVAELGEGDVLVLENVRFYPGEEKNDPEFAKQLSELADLFVNDAFGAAHRAHASTEGIAHFLPAVSGLLMEKELSVLGKALTNPERPFTAIIGGSKVKDKIDVIDHLLTLADNVLIGGGLSYTFTKAQGFEIGESLVDNSKIDAALGFIEKAKALGKNFVLPVDVVVADKFGADANTKIVDVTDIPAGWQGLDIGPKTRAIYADIIKNSKLVVWNGPMGVFEIDIFAEGTLAVAQACATTEGYTVIGGGDSAAAAEKFHLADQMDHISTGGGASLEFMEGKALPGVEALNDK, encoded by the coding sequence ATGAACAAAAAGAGTGTCCGTGATGTAGAAGTAAAGGGTAAACGCGTATTTATGCGTGTCGATTTTAATGTGCCATTGGAAGATGGAGTAATTACAGATGATACTCGTATCCGTGAGACGCTTCCGACCATTAAATATTTGATCGAACATGGTGCAAAGGTTATTTTGGCGAGTCATCTGGGACGTCCAAATGGCCAATTTGTTGATTCCATGCGTCTTACACCTGCTGCAGTGCGTCTATCCGAGCTACTTGGCCAACCGGTAGCAAAAGCTGACGAAGCTATTGGCGATGCTGTAAAGGCACAAGTTGCTGAGCTTGGTGAAGGCGATGTACTCGTTCTTGAGAATGTTCGTTTCTACCCTGGTGAAGAGAAGAACGATCCTGAATTCGCTAAGCAGTTATCTGAACTGGCTGACCTATTCGTCAATGATGCTTTTGGCGCGGCTCACCGTGCACATGCATCGACAGAAGGTATCGCTCATTTCCTGCCCGCTGTATCCGGTCTATTGATGGAGAAAGAATTATCTGTTCTGGGTAAAGCTCTTACTAATCCAGAACGTCCCTTCACAGCTATCATTGGCGGTTCCAAGGTTAAAGACAAGATCGATGTAATTGATCACCTGTTGACTTTGGCTGACAACGTGCTGATCGGTGGCGGTCTATCTTACACTTTCACCAAGGCTCAAGGCTTCGAAATTGGTGAATCACTCGTAGATAACAGCAAAATTGACGCTGCTCTTGGATTCATCGAGAAAGCAAAAGCACTTGGCAAAAACTTTGTGCTTCCGGTTGACGTAGTAGTTGCTGACAAATTTGGTGCAGATGCTAACACTAAAATTGTTGATGTAACAGATATTCCAGCTGGTTGGCAAGGTCTTGATATCGGTCCTAAGACTCGTGCAATCTATGCTGATATTATCAAAAATTCCAAGCTGGTTGTCTGGAACGGACCTATGGGCGTGTTCGAAATTGATATCTTCGCCGAAGGTACGCTTGCTGTAGCTCAAGCTTGTGCAACAACTGAAGGTTACACTGTTATCGGTGGCGGTGATTCCGCAGCTGCAGCAGAGAAATTCCACCTGGCTGACCAAATGGATCATATCTCCACAGGCGGTGGCGCATCACTCGAGTTCATGGAAGGCAAGGCGCTTCCAGGTGTAGAAGCACTGAACGACAAGTAA
- the gap gene encoding type I glyceraldehyde-3-phosphate dehydrogenase: MTVKVGINGFGRIGRLAFRRIQNVEGIEVVAINDLTDAKMLAHLLKYDTTQGTFKGDVEVHDGFFKVNGKEVKVLANRNPEELPWGELGVDIVLECTGFFTTKEAAEKHLKGGAKKVVISAPATGDMKTVVYNVNHDILDGTETVISGASCTTNCLAPMAKVLQDNYGIVQGLMTTIHAYTGDQNTLDAPHAKGDFRRARAAAENIIPNTTGAAKAIGLVIPELKGKLDGAAQRVPVATGSLTELITVLEKTVTVEEINAAMKAASDVDTYGYTEDEIVSSDVKGMTFGSLFDATQTKVMTVGDKQLVKTVAWYDNEMSYTAQLIRTLEHFAKLAK, translated from the coding sequence ATGACTGTAAAAGTTGGTATTAATGGTTTTGGACGTATTGGACGCCTTGCATTCCGCCGTATTCAAAATGTGGAAGGTATCGAAGTGGTAGCAATCAATGACTTGACTGACGCTAAGATGCTTGCTCATTTGCTTAAATATGATACAACTCAAGGTACTTTCAAGGGTGATGTTGAAGTTCATGACGGATTCTTCAAAGTAAACGGTAAAGAAGTTAAGGTTCTTGCAAACCGCAACCCTGAAGAATTGCCTTGGGGCGAACTCGGCGTTGATATCGTACTTGAATGTACTGGTTTCTTCACTACTAAAGAAGCAGCTGAGAAACACTTGAAGGGTGGAGCTAAGAAAGTAGTTATCTCCGCTCCAGCTACTGGCGACATGAAAACTGTCGTTTACAACGTTAACCATGACATTCTTGATGGTACTGAGACTGTTATTTCCGGCGCATCTTGCACAACGAACTGCCTGGCTCCTATGGCAAAAGTTCTTCAAGACAACTACGGTATCGTACAAGGTTTGATGACTACAATTCATGCTTACACTGGCGACCAAAATACTTTGGATGCTCCGCACGCTAAAGGAGACTTCCGTCGTGCTCGCGCAGCGGCTGAGAACATTATCCCTAACACTACCGGTGCTGCTAAAGCAATCGGCTTGGTAATTCCAGAACTTAAAGGCAAATTGGACGGTGCAGCTCAACGTGTTCCAGTAGCTACAGGTTCCCTGACTGAGCTTATTACAGTTCTTGAAAAAACAGTTACTGTAGAAGAAATCAATGCAGCTATGAAAGCAGCTTCTGATGTTGATACTTATGGCTACACTGAAGATGAAATCGTATCTTCCGATGTTAAAGGTATGACTTTCGGTTCCCTGTTTGATGCTACACAAACTAAAGTTATGACTGTTGGCGACAAACAGCTGGTTAAGACAGTTGCTTGGTATGACAACGAAATGTCCTACACTGCACAATTGATTCGTACTTTGGAACACTTCGCAAAACTTGCTAAGTAA
- a CDS encoding sugar-binding domain-containing protein, whose amino-acid sequence MRNLLEIQKQLLPDLMETLKRRYTILHQIMLSDIIGRRTLAASLDMTERVLRAETDLLKSQGLIEIESVGMRVSDAGRGLLDLLEPIAKSLFGLDDLEEKIRTTYGLNKVVVVPGDCETSPFTKRELGRAGAKALLGELRSDDTVAVTGGSTLAEMADQLTPPLSLYYKNAWFVPARGGLGESMEIQANTIASTMAKRVGANYRLLHVPDLLAEDAFQSLALDSNIGEIVQIIRSSRIIVHGIGDAIEMTRRRKLDEATVSEIQEEGAVAESFGYYFNEDGEVVHTMLTMGLRLEDIIRTEVVVGIAGGKRKAKAIHAMLRFGQEDILVTDEAAAVEIGKEIDRHLQLTL is encoded by the coding sequence ATGCGTAACTTATTAGAAATTCAAAAGCAGCTTTTGCCTGATCTCATGGAAACCCTTAAGAGACGGTATACGATTCTTCATCAGATCATGTTGTCCGATATTATTGGCCGTAGAACGCTGGCTGCTTCGCTGGATATGACAGAGCGGGTACTGCGTGCCGAGACAGATCTTCTGAAATCGCAAGGGCTCATAGAGATCGAGAGCGTGGGTATGCGCGTTAGCGATGCCGGGCGCGGACTGCTTGACTTACTGGAGCCGATCGCCAAGAGCCTGTTCGGTCTGGATGATCTGGAAGAGAAGATTCGAACAACGTATGGTCTGAACAAAGTAGTCGTTGTGCCGGGTGATTGTGAAACATCACCGTTCACCAAACGTGAGCTTGGGCGCGCAGGCGCCAAGGCATTGCTAGGCGAGTTGCGTTCAGACGATACAGTCGCCGTTACAGGTGGTTCGACGCTGGCCGAAATGGCCGATCAGTTGACACCGCCGCTCTCCCTTTACTATAAGAACGCTTGGTTTGTACCAGCGCGCGGCGGTTTGGGAGAAAGCATGGAGATTCAAGCGAATACCATCGCCTCAACAATGGCCAAACGAGTCGGAGCGAATTATAGGCTGCTGCATGTGCCCGATTTGCTTGCCGAGGATGCTTTTCAATCCCTGGCTTTAGACTCCAATATTGGCGAGATTGTACAAATCATCCGCAGTTCGCGTATTATTGTACACGGGATCGGGGATGCCATTGAAATGACCCGACGCCGTAAGCTCGATGAAGCAACAGTTTCAGAGATCCAGGAAGAAGGAGCAGTAGCTGAATCATTTGGCTATTACTTTAATGAAGATGGTGAGGTTGTACATACAATGCTTACCATGGGATTACGCCTGGAGGATATTATTCGGACAGAAGTTGTAGTCGGTATTGCCGGAGGCAAACGCAAGGCCAAAGCTATTCATGCCATGCTGCGTTTTGGGCAGGAGGATATTCTGGTTACGGACGAAGCCGCTGCTGTAGAAATTGGTAAAGAAATTGATCGACATTTACAACTAACCCTATAG
- the clpP gene encoding ATP-dependent Clp endopeptidase proteolytic subunit ClpP yields MSYIPMVVEQSNRGERAYDIYSRLLKDRIIFLGTEVNDVVANSIIAQMLFLAAEDPEKDIHLYVNSPGGSITAGMAIFDTMQYIKPDVSTICVGMAASMGAFLLNAGAIGKRFALPNSEIMIHQPLGGAQGQASDIEIRARRILKLRDKLNGILAERTGQPLEKIEKDTDRDYFMSAADAAAYGIVDKVIEKTLPTGV; encoded by the coding sequence GTGAGTTATATTCCTATGGTAGTAGAACAGAGCAACCGCGGTGAGCGTGCTTATGACATCTATTCCCGCCTACTGAAGGACCGCATCATTTTCCTCGGAACGGAGGTTAATGACGTGGTGGCCAATTCCATCATCGCACAAATGCTGTTTCTGGCTGCCGAGGACCCTGAGAAGGACATTCACCTATATGTGAACAGCCCTGGCGGATCCATTACTGCGGGTATGGCTATTTTTGATACAATGCAGTACATTAAACCGGATGTTTCCACGATCTGTGTGGGTATGGCCGCTTCCATGGGAGCGTTCCTGTTAAATGCCGGTGCTATTGGCAAGCGTTTCGCGCTGCCGAACAGTGAAATTATGATTCATCAGCCTCTCGGTGGTGCTCAAGGCCAGGCTTCAGACATCGAAATTCGTGCCCGCCGTATCCTTAAGCTGCGCGACAAGCTGAATGGTATTCTAGCTGAACGTACAGGCCAACCGCTAGAGAAGATTGAGAAGGATACAGATCGCGATTACTTCATGAGTGCTGCTGATGCTGCCGCTTATGGTATCGTCGATAAAGTGATTGAGAAAACACTGCCTACCGGCGTGTAA
- a CDS encoding GDSL-type esterase/lipase family protein, producing MSYQYTALGDSLTTGFGALPGNGFVPVYRSMAEGRLRSNVFSTNLGVNGLTTAGLEQRLRGNPVYQQALQGAELITLSIGGNDLIRAAKSTAGQGDPSRVLRRALEECKQNFAEIMVTLQQLKSGSREPYIIRIVGLYNPYPQMYQATEWVQQFNRYASQYSSRICGFASIYGEFSGNERGLLSIDHLHPNGRGYRVIADRLNALGYGRLG from the coding sequence GTGAGTTATCAATATACCGCGCTTGGTGATTCCTTGACGACAGGCTTTGGAGCCTTGCCGGGTAATGGTTTCGTCCCAGTATACCGCAGTATGGCAGAGGGGAGGCTTCGTTCCAATGTGTTCTCCACGAACCTGGGAGTCAATGGCTTGACCACAGCTGGGCTGGAGCAGCGTTTGCGTGGTAATCCCGTTTATCAGCAAGCACTCCAGGGAGCTGAATTGATAACACTGTCCATTGGCGGCAACGATCTAATCCGTGCAGCTAAATCGACGGCTGGGCAAGGAGATCCATCCAGAGTGCTGCGCAGAGCCTTAGAGGAGTGCAAACAGAACTTTGCTGAAATTATGGTGACGCTGCAACAGCTGAAATCTGGAAGTCGCGAGCCTTACATCATACGAATTGTGGGTTTATACAACCCGTATCCCCAAATGTATCAAGCGACGGAATGGGTGCAGCAATTCAATAGGTATGCCTCGCAGTATAGCAGCCGGATCTGTGGTTTTGCCTCTATTTATGGTGAATTCTCCGGGAATGAGCGCGGACTGCTGTCTATTGACCATTTGCATCCCAACGGGCGAGGCTATCGTGTCATTGCTGATAGGTTGAACGCGCTTGGTTATGGCAGGTTGGGCTGA
- a CDS encoding DUF4163 domain-containing protein, with amino-acid sequence MNLISKQSARKWGAGLMAAALLLGGGLLPAETSHAATSKTQSKANLVVLKSNGTISQQTGIFKDGQVWVPLSFMRDVLRMPLTYDKKENTYTVGKGTAQTKLMVSDYGISISVNNFYIKEYEGKNINNRLYVPFGLLNDYLGYQGDWNAASGRLNVMSRPQNPLTIATESYVNDQAGATIKLDYPQISGLASTDAEQAINNTLKQTTMSFAAAAEKDIALKGDEEDRPYEYDAYYIVTYNQNGVLSLITTQYGYTGGAHGMTYRQAFTFSLKDGKRLLLGDLFGANPNYKKELNAKLSKLIKAEDGYLGGFTGLNTEKYFYLKDGKAVLFFQLYEYTAYAFGFPEYTFSFKELLPDGSSPFTALK; translated from the coding sequence ATGAATTTGATTTCGAAACAAAGTGCCCGTAAATGGGGCGCAGGGTTAATGGCAGCAGCTTTACTGCTGGGTGGAGGGCTTTTGCCAGCAGAGACGAGTCACGCTGCTACCAGCAAGACGCAGAGTAAAGCGAATCTTGTTGTACTGAAATCAAATGGAACGATATCGCAGCAGACGGGTATTTTTAAAGATGGACAGGTTTGGGTTCCACTAAGCTTTATGCGCGATGTACTGCGGATGCCGCTTACCTACGATAAGAAGGAGAATACCTATACCGTTGGCAAAGGAACGGCGCAGACCAAGCTGATGGTAAGTGACTATGGCATTTCAATTTCAGTGAACAACTTTTATATCAAGGAGTATGAGGGAAAAAATATTAATAATCGCCTATATGTACCCTTTGGCCTGCTAAATGATTATTTAGGATATCAAGGGGACTGGAATGCGGCCTCTGGCCGGTTGAATGTGATGAGCAGACCGCAGAATCCATTGACAATAGCGACTGAAAGTTATGTTAATGACCAAGCAGGAGCCACCATTAAACTGGATTATCCGCAAATCAGTGGCCTTGCTAGTACAGATGCGGAGCAGGCAATCAACAATACCTTAAAGCAGACTACAATGAGTTTTGCAGCAGCTGCAGAGAAGGACATTGCCCTTAAAGGTGATGAGGAAGACCGGCCGTATGAATATGATGCATATTATATTGTGACTTACAATCAGAATGGTGTACTCAGCTTAATTACGACTCAATACGGATACACAGGTGGGGCGCATGGAATGACTTACCGCCAAGCTTTTACCTTCTCGCTGAAGGACGGCAAACGTCTGCTTCTCGGCGATTTGTTCGGAGCCAACCCCAACTATAAGAAAGAGTTGAATGCCAAGCTCTCGAAGCTGATTAAGGCAGAAGATGGTTATCTCGGAGGTTTTACCGGACTGAATACCGAGAAGTATTTTTATCTAAAGGATGGCAAGGCGGTGCTCTTCTTCCAATTGTATGAGTACACCGCATATGCATTTGGATTCCCTGAGTACACGTTTAGCTTCAAAGAATTGCTGCCAGATGGAAGCAGTCCATTTACTGCTCTGAAATAA
- a CDS encoding SIMPL domain-containing protein (The SIMPL domain is named for its presence in mouse protein SIMPL (signalling molecule that associates with mouse pelle-like kinase). Bacterial member BP26, from Brucella, was shown to assemble into a channel-like structure, while YggE from E. coli has been associated with resistance to oxidative stress.), producing MKGLVKTVGSVLLAGSLLIGGMGLSGAFQGPEKAYAEDVQKNIVSVIGKGEVSIKPDIVYLSIGADTTAATAQEAQKTNGALIQKVTALLKTTWGISDKDIQSTQFSVQPNYTYSEKEGQQVKGYNAHHTLVIAYRDLSKVGQLLDAASAAGANNIGNANFAVEDPSTLETQVIDKAMANADVKAGAIAKAAKRSLGQVVTVTQNDDGNNPVYAAQAEKLMGAADSAGSTSVEPGEVKVTTQLSVTYELK from the coding sequence GTGAAGGGATTGGTTAAAACAGTTGGATCGGTGCTGCTTGCGGGAAGCTTATTGATAGGGGGAATGGGTCTGAGCGGGGCATTTCAAGGGCCTGAAAAGGCGTATGCTGAGGATGTACAAAAAAACATTGTGAGTGTAATCGGTAAAGGTGAGGTGTCCATTAAGCCAGATATCGTGTATTTGTCCATCGGGGCGGATACAACGGCTGCAACCGCACAAGAAGCACAGAAGACTAATGGTGCTCTAATCCAGAAGGTGACCGCGCTGCTGAAGACGACTTGGGGCATTTCCGATAAGGACATTCAGAGCACGCAGTTCTCGGTACAGCCGAATTACACGTATTCAGAAAAAGAAGGCCAGCAGGTTAAAGGTTACAACGCGCACCATACTCTAGTAATTGCTTATCGCGACCTGAGCAAGGTTGGACAATTGCTGGATGCTGCTTCTGCAGCAGGAGCCAATAATATTGGCAACGCAAATTTCGCTGTTGAAGATCCCTCTACACTTGAAACGCAAGTGATCGACAAAGCGATGGCTAATGCCGATGTAAAAGCAGGGGCTATTGCCAAAGCAGCTAAACGCAGTCTAGGTCAGGTGGTTACGGTCACTCAAAATGATGACGGCAACAACCCTGTCTATGCAGCACAAGCTGAGAAACTAATGGGCGCAGCGGATTCCGCTGGCAGCACTTCCGTTGAACCGGGAGAGGTTAAGGTTACAACCCAGCTTAGCGTAACGTATGAATTGAAATAA
- a CDS encoding GNAT family N-acetyltransferase: MQTQVILMRPNVDLEELYLSFYKEWKESGEDMIPWVIGRDPSNFAAMVQYLRDNEHTVNIPEGWVPSTTYWLVTADVTSIVGAVNIRHRLNEKLLHSGGHIGYGIRPSARQKGFASALLGQALHKTKELGIERALVVCDAINIASEKTIRKNGGVEDISYVEEDGNVIHRFWIET, encoded by the coding sequence ATGCAGACCCAAGTGATCTTGATGCGGCCGAATGTAGACCTGGAAGAGCTTTATTTGTCGTTCTATAAAGAATGGAAGGAAAGTGGAGAGGATATGATCCCATGGGTGATTGGCCGAGACCCCTCTAATTTCGCAGCGATGGTCCAATATCTACGGGATAACGAGCATACTGTGAACATTCCCGAGGGCTGGGTGCCAAGCACTACCTATTGGTTAGTTACGGCCGATGTCACCAGTATAGTTGGTGCAGTCAATATCAGACATCGCCTGAATGAGAAGCTGCTGCATAGCGGTGGGCATATCGGATATGGTATCCGTCCTTCCGCAAGACAAAAAGGATTTGCCAGTGCATTACTGGGGCAAGCTCTACATAAAACTAAGGAACTTGGTATTGAAAGAGCCCTTGTTGTCTGTGATGCCATAAATATCGCTTCGGAAAAGACCATCCGTAAAAACGGCGGTGTAGAGGATATTTCTTACGTCGAGGAAGATGGCAATGTCATTCACCGGTTCTGGATCGAGACCTAA
- a CDS encoding HPr family phosphocarrier protein, translated as MTKHPVVVRLKTGLHARPAALFVQEANKFSSEIFVEKDDKKVNAKSIMGIMSLAISSGTEIYISADGADADQAVTALTSLVSKEELENQ; from the coding sequence ATGACAAAGCACCCGGTAGTTGTACGGTTAAAGACGGGGCTCCATGCACGGCCGGCAGCATTGTTTGTGCAAGAAGCTAACAAGTTTTCGTCGGAGATTTTCGTGGAAAAAGACGATAAAAAAGTAAACGCCAAAAGCATCATGGGTATTATGAGCCTGGCGATCAGTTCCGGCACGGAGATTTATATTAGCGCGGATGGCGCCGATGCAGACCAAGCTGTAACCGCTTTGACAAGTCTCGTTAGCAAAGAAGAGCTTGAAAACCAGTGA
- the whiA gene encoding DNA-binding protein WhiA, whose protein sequence is MSFAALTKKELTMVESQPCCEKAEMSALIRMNGSVQLSSKKVVLDISTENAAIARRVYSLLKKYYQVHIELLVRKKMRLKKNNVYIVRIPTRVQEILNDLRIVSEGFNFTDGIDNEIVGKNCCKRAYLRGAFMAGGSVNNPEGSSYHLEISSMYEEHCKALVDLAGEFHLNARCIERKKGFILYIKEGEKIIEFLSLIGAHQALFKFEDVRIMRDMRNSVNRLVNCETANLNKTISAAVRQIENIKLLQREVGLDSLPDKLREVAEVRLANPDINLKEVGEMLRGTVSKSGVNHRLRKIDELADKVRGS, encoded by the coding sequence TTGTCTTTTGCGGCCCTTACCAAAAAAGAACTGACGATGGTGGAGAGCCAGCCTTGCTGTGAGAAGGCCGAAATGTCAGCGCTGATCCGGATGAACGGATCTGTGCAGCTTTCAAGCAAAAAGGTTGTTCTCGACATTTCGACAGAGAACGCCGCGATTGCAAGGCGGGTATATTCTTTACTTAAGAAATATTACCAGGTTCATATCGAGCTACTCGTGCGTAAAAAAATGCGGTTGAAGAAGAATAACGTCTATATCGTCCGGATTCCGACTCGCGTACAGGAGATTCTAAATGATCTTCGAATCGTTTCCGAGGGCTTTAATTTCACGGATGGTATCGATAACGAGATTGTTGGCAAAAACTGCTGCAAACGTGCATACTTGCGCGGCGCCTTCATGGCGGGTGGCTCAGTTAACAACCCCGAAGGTTCCTCCTACCATCTAGAGATATCCTCGATGTATGAGGAGCACTGTAAGGCGCTTGTAGATCTGGCCGGTGAGTTTCACTTGAATGCCCGGTGCATCGAGCGTAAGAAGGGCTTTATTCTCTATATTAAAGAAGGCGAAAAGATCATTGAGTTCTTAAGCCTTATTGGTGCGCATCAGGCGTTGTTCAAATTTGAGGATGTGCGCATCATGCGTGACATGCGTAATTCGGTTAACCGTCTCGTTAACTGTGAAACCGCGAATTTGAACAAAACGATCAGTGCGGCAGTGCGGCAGATTGAGAATATCAAGCTGTTGCAGAGGGAGGTGGGACTGGACTCCTTGCCGGATAAATTGCGGGAAGTCGCAGAAGTCAGGTTGGCCAATCCAGATATCAACCTTAAAGAAGTCGGAGAAATGCTGAGGGGTACGGTCAGCAAATCAGGGGTAAACCACCGACTGCGCAAAATTGATGAACTGGCGGACAAGGTGCGGGGCAGTTGA
- a CDS encoding YvcK family protein: protein MGGGTGLSVMLRGLKEKPLDITAIVTVADDGGSSGILRSELQMPPPGDIRNVLTAMADVEPLMAEIMRYRFSNGGEGLAGHSLGNLILAALTDISGDFVTAVRELSRLFAVRGRVLPAAGEAVVLHAEMADGTIITGESKIPEAGGIIKRVFLEPADVEPLPEALEAIQKADAILLGPGSLYTSILPNLLVPKLAEAVVSSNAIKIFVCNVMTQPGETDNYTVSDHLQAVYDHIGLHLFDYVIVNDGEIPEQVQSKYAEKGARPVVLDQEALDGNGYKVIADKLVLFRTYLRHDTDKLSHHIYQLVQDWISR from the coding sequence ATGGGCGGAGGTACAGGATTATCTGTCATGCTTCGGGGCTTAAAAGAAAAGCCGCTGGACATTACAGCTATAGTAACTGTAGCAGATGATGGGGGCAGCTCCGGTATTCTGCGCAGTGAACTGCAAATGCCGCCACCAGGCGATATCCGCAACGTACTCACAGCTATGGCGGATGTAGAGCCATTAATGGCGGAAATCATGAGATACCGCTTTAGCAACGGCGGTGAAGGACTGGCAGGACATAGTCTTGGCAACCTGATCCTAGCTGCACTTACAGATATATCCGGTGATTTTGTCACTGCTGTCCGGGAACTTAGCCGTTTATTTGCTGTTCGCGGCCGGGTGTTGCCTGCGGCTGGAGAAGCCGTAGTCCTGCACGCTGAAATGGCGGACGGCACCATTATTACCGGCGAATCTAAGATTCCAGAGGCAGGCGGCATCATTAAGCGTGTGTTTTTGGAGCCAGCAGATGTGGAACCGCTGCCTGAAGCACTTGAGGCTATCCAGAAGGCAGATGCAATCCTGCTGGGTCCAGGGAGTCTATACACCAGTATCCTTCCGAACTTGCTAGTGCCCAAGCTGGCCGAGGCTGTAGTGTCCTCCAATGCAATCAAGATTTTTGTCTGCAACGTAATGACTCAACCCGGTGAAACGGATAACTATACAGTGAGTGATCACCTTCAGGCCGTATACGATCATATCGGGCTGCATCTGTTCGATTATGTAATCGTTAACGATGGTGAAATCCCGGAACAGGTACAGAGTAAATACGCGGAGAAGGGCGCTCGCCCGGTGGTGCTGGATCAGGAAGCGCTGGATGGCAATGGGTATAAGGTAATAGCTGATAAATTGGTGTTATTTCGCACTTATTTAAGGCATGATACTGATAAGCTCAGCCATCACATTTATCAGCTTGTACAGGACTGGATATCAAGATAA
- the rapZ gene encoding RNase adapter RapZ, with the protein MTELEGAPSAGATLIIITGMSGAGKTIAVQSLEDLGFFCVDNLPPVLIPKFAELIEQSKGKIAKVALVIDLRGREFFTALAESLAYIKDESTIGCEILFLDATDSVLVQRYKESRRHHPLAPKGMPLDGIRLERKMLEDLKDSATLCLDTSSMKPAQLKEKIVSRFSHLGKSTLSVNITSFGFKYGIPIDADLVFDVRFLPNPHYVDHLRPKTGQDSDVYDYVMKWPETQVFLTKLLDMLHFLIPQYRKEGKSQIIIGIGCTGGKHRSVAISEYLGKMLGVSETESITVSHRDSERDRH; encoded by the coding sequence ATGACCGAATTGGAGGGTGCTCCTTCGGCTGGGGCCACCCTGATCATTATTACGGGAATGTCAGGCGCGGGGAAGACTATTGCTGTGCAGAGTCTGGAGGATCTAGGCTTCTTCTGTGTAGATAATCTGCCGCCAGTACTTATTCCCAAGTTCGCAGAGTTGATTGAACAATCAAAGGGCAAGATTGCTAAGGTAGCTCTTGTAATTGACCTGCGGGGACGGGAGTTCTTCACCGCCCTAGCGGAATCACTTGCCTACATCAAGGATGAGTCTACGATTGGTTGCGAAATTCTTTTTCTGGATGCTACGGATTCTGTACTTGTCCAGCGCTACAAGGAAAGTCGGCGGCATCATCCGCTTGCGCCCAAAGGAATGCCGCTTGACGGCATCCGTCTGGAACGCAAAATGCTTGAGGATTTGAAGGATTCGGCTACGCTGTGTCTGGACACAAGCAGTATGAAGCCGGCGCAACTTAAGGAGAAGATTGTATCCCGTTTTTCCCATCTTGGAAAAAGCACGCTCTCCGTCAACATTACTTCGTTCGGATTCAAGTATGGTATTCCCATTGATGCAGACCTCGTGTTTGATGTTCGTTTTTTGCCTAATCCGCACTATGTAGATCACCTGCGGCCCAAAACCGGCCAGGACAGCGATGTCTATGATTATGTAATGAAATGGCCCGAAACGCAGGTATTCCTGACCAAACTGTTAGATATGCTTCATTTTCTAATTCCTCAATATCGTAAAGAAGGCAAATCCCAGATTATAATCGGTATTGGCTGCACAGGCGGCAAACACCGGTCGGTAGCTATTTCCGAATACTTGGGTAAAATGCTAGGCGTCAGCGAGACGGAATCTATAACAGTTAGTCACCGGGATTCCGAGCGTGATCGGCACTAA